GCGCACGCGCGAACGCGCGGCGGCTGACGCGGCGATGTGCGACAGACGACGCAGCCCGTAGCACCGCAGGCGCCCGCGGCTCCGTAGCGCCTCGATACCGCAGCACCGCATACGGCAGCATCGCGGCACGGCAATACGGTGACACGGCAATACGGCAATACGGCGAAACGGCGACAACCCGTCGCCCTCCACCCGCCGACCTTTCAGCGCTACATCGGCAGCGCGCCGAACGCGGCCAGCACGACCGGCATCGCGAATGCGGCCGCAATCGTCTGGAACGCGGTGATGCCTGCCATCAGCGGTGCATCGCCGCCGAGCTGGCGCGCCATGATGTACGACGAGGACGACGTCGGCAGCGCCTGGAACAGCAGCGCGATCGTCAGCGCGGCATCGCCGAGCCCGAACAGGCGGCCGGCCGCGAGCGTCGCAAGCGGCATCGCCATGAACTTGAACGCAGACGCGATACACATCGGCTGCATCCAGCCGCGCGCTGCGTCGAACCGCAGCGCAGCGCCCACGCACAGCAGGCCGAGCGGCATCGACGCGGCGCCGAGCGCGCGCACGGCCGGCTCGATCGCTGGCGGAAACGCGATCCCGCCCGCCTGCATCGCGATCCCGAGCGCGCAGCCGACGACCAGCGGATTCGACACGATCCGGTGCACGAGCGCCCATGCGCCGAGTCGCGTCGCGCCGAAGCGCGCGAACACCAGCACGCACATCAGGTTGACGGTCGGCACGATGGCGGCGACGCATACGGCCGCGAGCGCGATCCCGCGCGCGCCGAACAGCCCGGCGGCGAGCGCCGTGCCGACATAGTTGTTGAAGCGCACCGCGCCCTGGAACACCGACGTGAAGCCCGCGCCGTCGACCTGCACGAACCGGCGAACCAGCAGCACCAGCGCCGCGACGACCGCGGTCGACCCGACCAGCGCCGCGGCGAGCGGCACGACCGGCAGCGCTTGCAGCCGCGCATTCGCGAGGCCGTGCGCGAACAGCGCGGGCAGCAGCACGTAATAGCAGAGCCGCTCGGCTTGCGGCCAGAACGCGTCGCCGATGAAGCCCGTGCGCCGCAGCCCGTGGCCGAATGCGACGAGCAGCGCGACCGGCGCGAGCGCGAGCAGGACGGGGCCGATCATCGGCGCGCCCTCAGGCAGGCGGCGAAGCACGGCGACGCGGGAATCCAGCGGGCAGGCGACATGACGGCGGGCGATCGAAAGAGTGACGATGCCGCCAAGTTAGCACGCCGATCCAGCGGCAATAATGGTTAATTATCGGGCGTTCAATGAGAAATTCTCATCGCTGACGCGGTGACTTCGGTCGCCAGCGCACGCGCGAAGCGCTCGGCCGGGCGCGATTGATGTTCGAGCAGCACGACCTCGCGGCCCATCTGCGGCTCGCCGAACGGCAGGCGCGTGACGGGCGGCAGCCGCGCGAGCGTCGCGTCGGGCAGCGCGACGATCGCCGCGCCGAGGCCGCGCGCGACCATCCGTGCGATCGTCTCCGCGCTGTCGAGCACCATTTGCTCGCGCACGCGCACGCCGAGCCGGCGCAGCTCCGCGGCAATCATGCGGCCCGCCCACGCCTGCGCATCGAAGCGGATGAACGGCAGCGCTTCGAGCAGCGCGCCCGCGTCCCGCTCCGTGCAGTGCGGCGGGGCGAACAGCCAGAAGCGGTCTTCGTACAAGGTGGTCCACGTGAGCGCGGGCGGGTGCGGGCGCACCGGGCGCGTCGTGATCGCCGCATCGAGCTCGCCGGCGGCGACGCGCTGCGCGAGTTCCGCCGACACCCCGGCGGATACCTGCACGCGCAGCGACGGATGCGCGTGACGCAGCGCGAGCAGCGCGTCGGGCAGCGGGCCGGCCAGCGCGGTCTGGATCGCGCCGATCCGCAGGCGGCCGACCAGCTTCTTTTCGTCGCTGAGCGCGTCGGGAATCCGGTCGACCATCGCGAGGATCTGCTCGGCTTGCGCGACCAGGATGCGGCCCGCCTCGGTCAGCGCGGGCTGCCTGCGCGAACGGTCGAACAACTGGACGTTGAATTCGCTTTCGAGCGCCTTGATCTGCAGGCTCACCGCCGATTGCGTGAGCCCGATGGCTGCGCCGGCCCGGGCAAAGGCCCGATGGCGGGCGATCGCCACCAGCGTTCTGAATGCGCGTAGTGACATGGATTCGGTGACGTAGACGGCCCGCGCCGGCACGCGGATTGCTCAGGATGCCGGTCGCGTGCGGCGACAACCGCTGCGCGTTCAGCCGGCACGCTGGCCCACATCATGCCCGCGCGCCCGCGACCCGGCAATCGCGGCGGCGCGGGCCTGCGGTCTCGCTGCCGCATGATGTCTGCCCGACGCTTTCGGGGCGACGCACGGCCGTTGCGTTCGCCCCGGCTATCTTCGGAGGTAACGACGATGCCCGACGACCCCGGTGAGGTTGCACGCGCGAGCTACCGCGCGTACGTCGACAAGGACCGCGACGCGATCGAAGCGCTGATTGCGCCGGATTTCCATTTCACCAGCCCGCTCGACAACCGGCTCGACCGCGACGCGTATCTGGCCCGTTGCTGGCCGAACAGCGCGCTGCTCGCCGGTTTCCGGTTCGTCGACGTCGCCGTGCACGACGAGTACGTGTTCGTCGTCTATGAAGCCGACACGACGAGCGGCAAGCGCTTCCGGAACGCGGAGCGATTACGCGTGCGCGATGGTCGGATCGTGGAGGCTGAAGTGTATTTCGGCTGGTACGTGCCGCATCCTGCGCCCGACGGCGGGTTCATCGCGTCGGCAGGGTGACGGTGTGGCGGGACGGCTGCTGGATGCGGTGCGCGAGGTGAGGCGAGGCGAGGCGACGTGGCGCCCAGGGCGGCGGGCCTGAAACGACCACGCCGCTTCAATCGAAGCGGCGTGACGGGCAATGCGGTTGCAGCGATCGGCCGGCTCGTCGGGCGCGCGCGCAGGCAATGCGAACGATGCGCGCGCGGCGGGCCGGGCCATGACGACGCGGCGTCATGCTCAGCTGCCGAAGTAGACGTTGCAGAAGCTGACCGGGCCGACGCAGGCGTTCGGGTCTTCCTTCTTCGATTTCGCCTGGTCGACGCGGCCGGCAGCCTGCACGGCTTCGGCGCGGTTCGCCTGTTGCCGGGCCTGTTCGGCCGGCGCCGGCTGGGCGTGCGCGACGGCGGCGGTGAGCGACAGGGCAACGAGGGCGAGGTGCAGCGACTTCATTTGGGGCTCTCCTGGGTCAGTACCGGCGTCGCCGGCAGTGACCAAACTATAAGCTCGCGGTGCCTAAAGATTAATCACCGCGGGTGTAGAGCTTATTTCCAATCGCAACAAGGGTGAGGTTGCGTGCGCATCGATCGCCGTCGCAGCCGACACGGTTTCCGCCGCCTTCAGCCGTAGTGACGATTGAACGGCGCATCCTTGTCGAGCAGCGCGCTGCGCACGAAGTGCAGGCAGCCGACGATGCGCTGCATCCGGCGCCGCTCGTCGGGCACCGCGTGCCACGCGACCAGCGCGTGCTGCGCCGCGCGGATCGCGAGGTTCACCGATTTCAGCGTGCGCGCGTGACGGGGCGGCGTCGGGTCGTCGAAGAACGGCGGCAGCATGTCGAGCACCGCGTCGATCGACGCGGTCCAGCGCAGCGCCTGCGGCGGCTTGGTCGCGGAGAACGCCTGCACTTCGTCGCGCAGGTCGATCACCGCGTGGCCGACTTCGAGCGTCGCGAGCATCCAGCGCAGCGCGTCGCGATGCTGGCGCGTGCGCCTGACGAGCAGCGTGCGCAACTGCGCCATCAGGTCGTGCGTGCTCGACTGGAAGCGCTGCGCGAGGCCGGCGCTCGCGCCTTCGCACGCGAGCGTCACCTGGCGGCGCAGGTCGTGCGCGATGCGGCCCGTCAGCCACGGCATGTGCGTGGGGAACACGACCGCGAACACGATCGAGCACGCGAGCATCGCGACGACGAGCGCAATGCCGTTGTTGATCAGCACCTCGGGCGTGTACGCGATCGCGTTGTCGGGGCCCGCGAGCAGGCAGAAGAACACCGCGAAGCCGATCCCGTAGCCGGACAGGCCCGGCCGCATCGCGAGGAACGCGCCGAAGCCGAGCACCGGCGCAAGCGCCGCGCACAGCAGCGGAAAGCCGTCGATGTTCGGATACACGTAGCACAGGAACAGGTAGCCGACGAGCGTCGCGAGCGCCGCGCCCGCGCCCATCTGCGCGACGAACTTCGGCGCGCGCGGCGACGTCGAGCTGAGCGCGCACGCGATCGCGGCGCCGATGACCGCCAGCGCGCCGCTCGGCCACTCCGACGCGATCCAGAAACAGCTCATCGCGCCGACCGCGACCACCGTGCGCAGGAACGTGAAGCCGACGAAGAACGTGTTGGTCTTCACCGCATAGTGGGTGACCGAGCGCTCGAACGCGTGATCGTCGTCGTCGAGCGATGCATAGGTGTCCGCGTAGCCGAGGAATTCGCCGACGAAGCGATACATCAGCTCGACGGCGGTATCGAAGTCGAGCAGGCCGCCCGCCGCGTGATCCTCGAGGTCGCGGCGCGACGCGCGCGCGGCCTTGGGCAGCGCGGTGTGGAAGCGGCGCAGCTCGAGCAACGCGCCGGTCGCGCGCGCCGGCCCGCGTTTCAGCTCGCCGTCGAGCGCGGCGAGCCGCCGCGCGAGCGCGTCGAGGTGCGGCGCGAGCGCCGCGAGCACCGCGTCCGCGCGGCTCTCGCGCAGGCGCTTGAGCAGCTGGTGCAGCGCATGGAGCCGCGTGCATGCATTCATGAACTCGCTGTTGAGCCGCGCGAGCCGGCGGCTGCGTGCGCGGATGTGCGGGTCCTCGAACGACGCGAACGCGCGGTTCGCCTCGAAGCCGACAATCTCGTCGACGAAATCGGCGAACCGGCGCTCGAACCCGCCGCGCTCGATGTCGCCCGCGAGCGCGGCGGATGCGAACGCGACGAACTTCGCGTGACGCGCGCTCAGCGAGCGCATCAGCGCCTTCGCCGAGCTGAGCGGCAGGATCAGCGCGCTGACGACGCCGGAGCAGACGATGCCGAGCGCGACTTCCGCGGCGCGCGTCAGCGCGGACTGGAACAGCGTCTGCGGCGTCATCACCGAGGGCAGCCCGATCAGCGCGGCCGTGTAGCCGGCGAGCACGAAGCCGTACCAGCGGAAGTGGCGGTTGCGCACCGCGAGCGCGATGCAGCCGCCGACCCACAGCGTGATGCCGGCCATGTACAGCTC
The sequence above is drawn from the Burkholderia ubonensis genome and encodes:
- a CDS encoding AEC family transporter, which gives rise to MIGPVLLALAPVALLVAFGHGLRRTGFIGDAFWPQAERLCYYVLLPALFAHGLANARLQALPVVPLAAALVGSTAVVAALVLLVRRFVQVDGAGFTSVFQGAVRFNNYVGTALAAGLFGARGIALAAVCVAAIVPTVNLMCVLVFARFGATRLGAWALVHRIVSNPLVVGCALGIAMQAGGIAFPPAIEPAVRALGAASMPLGLLCVGAALRFDAARGWMQPMCIASAFKFMAMPLATLAAGRLFGLGDAALTIALLFQALPTSSSSYIMARQLGGDAPLMAGITAFQTIAAAFAMPVVLAAFGALPM
- a CDS encoding LysR substrate-binding domain-containing protein encodes the protein MSLRAFRTLVAIARHRAFARAGAAIGLTQSAVSLQIKALESEFNVQLFDRSRRQPALTEAGRILVAQAEQILAMVDRIPDALSDEKKLVGRLRIGAIQTALAGPLPDALLALRHAHPSLRVQVSAGVSAELAQRVAAGELDAAITTRPVRPHPPALTWTTLYEDRFWLFAPPHCTERDAGALLEALPFIRFDAQAWAGRMIAAELRRLGVRVREQMVLDSAETIARMVARGLGAAIVALPDATLARLPPVTRLPFGEPQMGREVVLLEHQSRPAERFARALATEVTASAMRISH
- a CDS encoding nuclear transport factor 2 family protein — its product is MPDDPGEVARASYRAYVDKDRDAIEALIAPDFHFTSPLDNRLDRDAYLARCWPNSALLAGFRFVDVAVHDEYVFVVYEADTTSGKRFRNAERLRVRDGRIVEAEVYFGWYVPHPAPDGGFIASAG
- a CDS encoding FUSC family protein, with translation MKPQPAIEPPAAGCQRAGRWLDPLGKAARDWAASDGLIWLHLAKTVCAALLAMGIAMRLEMSQPRTAMTTVFVLMQPLSGMVFAKSFYRVLGTAAGLVAALALGGLFAQQPELYMAGITLWVGGCIALAVRNRHFRWYGFVLAGYTAALIGLPSVMTPQTLFQSALTRAAEVALGIVCSGVVSALILPLSSAKALMRSLSARHAKFVAFASAALAGDIERGGFERRFADFVDEIVGFEANRAFASFEDPHIRARSRRLARLNSEFMNACTRLHALHQLLKRLRESRADAVLAALAPHLDALARRLAALDGELKRGPARATGALLELRRFHTALPKAARASRRDLEDHAAGGLLDFDTAVELMYRFVGEFLGYADTYASLDDDDHAFERSVTHYAVKTNTFFVGFTFLRTVVAVGAMSCFWIASEWPSGALAVIGAAIACALSSTSPRAPKFVAQMGAGAALATLVGYLFLCYVYPNIDGFPLLCAALAPVLGFGAFLAMRPGLSGYGIGFAVFFCLLAGPDNAIAYTPEVLINNGIALVVAMLACSIVFAVVFPTHMPWLTGRIAHDLRRQVTLACEGASAGLAQRFQSSTHDLMAQLRTLLVRRTRQHRDALRWMLATLEVGHAVIDLRDEVQAFSATKPPQALRWTASIDAVLDMLPPFFDDPTPPRHARTLKSVNLAIRAAQHALVAWHAVPDERRRMQRIVGCLHFVRSALLDKDAPFNRHYG